A genomic region of Flavobacteriales bacterium contains the following coding sequences:
- a CDS encoding citrate (Si)-synthase, eukaryotic → MDRIKEKFEGIIEPAVITARDFLKDHGDEVLGEIKVSQLYSGMRGMPALICETSKLDPEEGIRFRGYSIPELKEKLPTYPPEGRQPLPEGVFFLMLTGELPDDDIVRRVSNNWARRSIVPPHVFKIIDALPMHTHPMTQFVAGIMALRTESEFAKAYRNGINKKDYWDPTYEDAMNLIARLPRLAAYIYRRMYHNGDHIEPDSKLDWAGNFAHMLGFDNDEFKELMRLYMTIHSDHEGGNVSAHTTHLVGSALSDAYLSFAAGMNGLAGPLHGLANQEVIRWILAMRDELGGGLPSKEQIENYVKKTLNDGKVIPGFGHAVLRKTDPRYIAQREFAQEYMPHDELFLVVDRIYQVVPDILSSLGKVKNPWPNVDAHSGQLLMHYGLTQYDFYTVLFGVSRSLGVLTNLIWDRAMGMPIERPGSTTTELLIERFGK, encoded by the coding sequence ATGGACAGAATAAAAGAAAAGTTCGAGGGCATCATCGAGCCCGCCGTCATCACCGCGAGGGATTTCCTCAAAGACCACGGAGATGAAGTTTTGGGCGAGATCAAGGTGTCTCAACTATACAGCGGTATGCGCGGTATGCCCGCCCTCATTTGCGAAACCTCCAAACTCGACCCCGAAGAAGGAATTCGCTTCCGCGGCTATAGCATCCCTGAACTAAAAGAAAAACTCCCTACATATCCGCCCGAAGGGCGCCAGCCTCTTCCAGAAGGAGTTTTCTTCCTCATGCTTACAGGTGAGCTGCCCGACGACGATATCGTTCGTCGCGTAAGTAATAACTGGGCGCGTCGCAGTATCGTGCCTCCACACGTATTCAAGATCATTGATGCCCTGCCTATGCACACGCATCCAATGACTCAATTCGTTGCTGGAATCATGGCGCTGCGAACCGAAAGCGAATTCGCCAAGGCCTACCGCAACGGGATCAATAAAAAGGACTATTGGGATCCAACTTATGAAGATGCGATGAACCTGATCGCGCGCTTGCCTCGATTGGCTGCGTACATCTACCGCCGCATGTACCACAATGGCGATCATATCGAGCCGGATTCAAAACTTGATTGGGCCGGTAACTTCGCCCACATGCTCGGATTCGACAACGACGAGTTCAAAGAGCTGATGCGCCTCTATATGACCATCCACAGCGATCACGAAGGCGGTAACGTATCAGCACATACCACTCACCTCGTCGGAAGCGCTCTCAGCGATGCTTACTTGAGCTTTGCGGCCGGAATGAACGGATTGGCCGGACCACTTCACGGACTCGCAAATCAAGAGGTGATCCGCTGGATCCTCGCTATGCGCGATGAACTCGGTGGCGGACTCCCAAGTAAGGAGCAGATCGAAAACTACGTGAAGAAAACCCTGAACGACGGAAAAGTAATCCCAGGATTCGGACACGCAGTACTTCGTAAAACCGACCCACGATACATCGCTCAGCGCGAATTCGCTCAGGAATACATGCCACACGACGAACTCTTCCTCGTGGTCGACCGCATCTACCAAGTGGTCCCCGATATCTTGAGCTCACTCGGAAAGGTGAAAAACCCTTGGCCGAACGTCGATGCACACAGCGGACAATTGCTCATGCATTACGGCCTCACACAGTACGATTTCTATACCGTGCTCTTCGGCGTATCGCGTTCTCTCGGAGTTCTCACGAACCTCATTTGGGACCGCGCAATGGGAATGCCCATCGAACGCCCGGGATCCACAACGACAGAATTGCTCATCGAACGCTTCGGCAAATAA
- the eno gene encoding phosphopyruvate hydratase, whose translation MSLITAIHARQILDSRGNPTVEVDLLTDDDSFGRAAVPSGASTGKHEAVELRDGDKTRYMGKGVSKAVLNINESIAPEIVGFSVFEQAELDQAMIDLDGTPNKAKSGANAILAVSLAAAKAAAQSARLPLFNYVGGISARTLPIPMMNILNGGSHADNSIDFQEFMVMPIGASSFSEGLRMGTEVFHNLKKVLHDKGMSTNVGDEGGFAPNLESNQEAIETVLQAIETAGYRPGEDMYIAMDAAASEFYLEDEKVYHFHQSTGDKLTADEMVSYWKEWTDKYPIASIEDGLFEDDWEGWKKLTTAIGDRVQLVGDDLFVTNVDRLGRGIENNVGNSILIKVNQIGSLTETIDAVQLAHKNGYTSVMSHRSGETEDTTIADLAVALNTGQIKTGSASRSDRMAKYNQLIRIEEMLGDTAIYPGNQFKYK comes from the coding sequence ATGTCATTGATCACCGCTATTCATGCACGCCAAATCCTCGATAGCCGAGGTAACCCGACCGTGGAAGTAGACTTACTCACCGACGATGATTCGTTCGGGAGGGCTGCCGTTCCTTCAGGGGCGTCCACAGGTAAACACGAGGCCGTAGAATTGCGTGACGGTGATAAAACGAGGTACATGGGGAAAGGCGTCTCAAAAGCCGTTCTCAATATCAATGAAAGCATTGCTCCGGAGATCGTAGGCTTTTCGGTTTTCGAGCAAGCCGAACTCGATCAGGCAATGATCGATCTGGACGGAACCCCCAATAAAGCCAAATCGGGAGCAAACGCCATTTTGGCGGTTTCCTTGGCAGCGGCTAAAGCAGCTGCTCAAAGTGCCCGACTTCCACTATTCAACTACGTAGGCGGAATCAGCGCACGAACGCTGCCCATTCCAATGATGAACATCCTGAACGGCGGGTCGCATGCCGACAATAGCATCGACTTCCAGGAATTCATGGTAATGCCCATTGGAGCCAGCTCGTTTTCCGAAGGACTGCGCATGGGTACAGAAGTCTTCCACAACCTCAAGAAAGTCCTTCACGACAAGGGAATGAGTACGAACGTGGGTGACGAAGGTGGCTTTGCTCCAAACCTAGAATCGAACCAAGAGGCTATCGAAACGGTACTTCAAGCTATTGAAACCGCCGGATACCGTCCAGGTGAAGACATGTACATAGCAATGGATGCCGCAGCGAGTGAGTTCTATCTCGAGGACGAAAAGGTCTACCATTTCCATCAATCAACCGGTGATAAACTTACGGCCGATGAAATGGTTAGCTATTGGAAAGAATGGACCGATAAATACCCGATCGCATCAATCGAAGATGGTCTTTTTGAAGATGACTGGGAAGGATGGAAAAAGCTCACCACTGCTATCGGTGATCGAGTTCAATTGGTTGGAGACGATTTGTTCGTTACCAATGTCGATCGCCTCGGTAGGGGAATCGAGAACAATGTTGGAAATTCCATCTTGATCAAAGTAAACCAAATAGGTAGTTTGACAGAAACCATCGACGCAGTACAATTGGCACACAAAAATGGTTATACCTCAGTGATGAGCCACCGCTCGGGAGAAACGGAGGACACCACGATCGCTGACCTTGCAGTAGCTCTCAATACGGGACAAATCAAAACGGGATCTGCATCGCGCTCTGATCGTATGGCCAAGTACAACCAGTTAATCCGCATCGAAGAGATGTTGGGCGACACGGCTATCTACCCAGGAAATCAATTCAAGTACAAATAA
- the carA gene encoding glutamine-hydrolyzing carbamoyl-phosphate synthase small subunit — MKYKLKDKATLLLEDGTVFYGKAVGKRGTATGEICFNTGMTGYQEIFTDPSYYGQMIVTTNVHIGNYGTNRDEIESEGVKIAGLVVKNFSYTPSRVASDLSLEEFLAKDGIVAISDVDTRALVRHIRDKGAMNAIISSETDDLDVLRSQLSDVPSMDGLELSSKVTTDEPYFIGDENADFKVAVLDVGVKKNILRCLAERGVYMKVFPSSTSYDEMSSWNPDGFFLSNGPGDPSAMNGVVEQVKSVLNDGRPVFGICLGHQLICRANGVQTFKMHNGHRGINHPVKNLLTVKGEITSQNHGFVVRKEDVENHPELEMTHIHLNDDTVAGIRMKNNRCFSVQYHPEASPGPHDSRYLFDNFLELLTNAKTPA, encoded by the coding sequence ATGAAATACAAACTGAAAGACAAGGCGACCCTATTACTCGAAGATGGTACGGTTTTTTACGGTAAGGCGGTCGGTAAAAGAGGCACAGCCACTGGTGAAATATGCTTCAATACCGGAATGACGGGATACCAAGAGATTTTTACTGATCCCAGTTACTATGGGCAAATGATTGTTACTACAAATGTCCACATTGGTAATTACGGTACAAATAGAGATGAAATTGAATCTGAAGGAGTAAAGATCGCGGGACTAGTTGTTAAGAACTTCTCATACACCCCAAGTCGTGTGGCATCCGACCTGAGCCTCGAGGAGTTTCTTGCCAAAGATGGAATCGTTGCGATCAGCGACGTAGATACTCGTGCTCTCGTGCGCCATATCCGAGATAAAGGAGCCATGAATGCGATTATATCATCTGAAACTGATGACCTAGATGTTCTGAGGTCGCAATTATCGGATGTACCCTCAATGGACGGATTAGAGCTTTCGAGTAAAGTGACTACTGATGAACCGTATTTCATTGGAGATGAAAATGCCGATTTCAAAGTTGCCGTCCTAGATGTTGGAGTCAAGAAAAACATTTTGCGCTGTCTCGCTGAGAGAGGGGTGTATATGAAGGTGTTTCCAAGTTCAACGTCCTATGACGAAATGAGTTCCTGGAATCCGGACGGATTCTTCCTCTCGAACGGTCCAGGAGACCCATCTGCTATGAACGGCGTGGTTGAACAAGTGAAATCCGTTCTTAACGACGGCAGACCAGTCTTCGGGATTTGCCTCGGCCACCAGCTCATTTGCCGTGCCAACGGAGTTCAGACGTTCAAAATGCACAATGGCCACCGCGGAATAAATCACCCAGTAAAGAACCTACTCACGGTGAAAGGGGAGATCACCTCTCAAAATCACGGTTTTGTTGTACGTAAAGAAGATGTCGAAAATCATCCCGAATTGGAGATGACTCACATCCATCTGAATGACGATACCGTGGCTGGAATCAGGATGAAAAATAACCGTTGTTTTTCGGTTCAATATCACCCCGAAGCTTCGCCCGGTCCGCACGATTCACGATATTTGTTTGACAACTTCCTCGAATTGCTAACAAACGCAAAAACACCAGCCTAA
- the rplQ gene encoding 50S ribosomal protein L17, which translates to MRHGKKINHLSRTAEHRKAMLVNMASSLIEHKRIYTTVAKAKALKKYIEPIITKSKTDTTHSRRVVFAQLKNKEAVTELFRDVAVKVANRPGGYTRIIRTGNRLGDNAEMCLIELVDYNELYTNGKETKKKRSRRGGSKKSSSENQATAPEAKVEAPEVVEAAEEVTPEVEEVAEADAETETKAEESVEENEKKEDKAGE; encoded by the coding sequence ATGAGACACGGAAAAAAGATCAACCACTTGAGCCGCACGGCTGAACACCGTAAAGCTATGTTGGTGAATATGGCATCTTCGTTGATCGAGCACAAAAGAATCTATACGACCGTGGCCAAGGCCAAGGCGCTTAAGAAATACATTGAGCCGATCATCACTAAATCGAAAACCGACACGACGCATTCACGTCGTGTGGTCTTCGCTCAATTGAAGAACAAGGAAGCAGTAACTGAGCTATTCCGCGATGTTGCTGTGAAAGTTGCTAACCGTCCAGGAGGATACACTCGTATCATCCGTACGGGTAATCGATTGGGAGATAACGCCGAAATGTGCTTGATTGAGTTGGTAGACTACAACGAGTTGTACACCAACGGGAAAGAGACCAAAAAGAAGCGCTCTCGCCGAGGTGGTTCCAAGAAATCATCAAGCGAAAACCAAGCTACTGCTCCAGAAGCTAAGGTTGAAGCTCCAGAGGTAGTTGAAGCGGCTGAAGAAGTAACTCCGGAAGTTGAAGAAGTAGCTGAAGCAGATGCTGAAACTGAAACGAAAGCCGAAGAATCAGTCGAGGAAAACGAAAAGAAGGAAGATAAAGCCGGTGAATAA